The following are from one region of the Dreissena polymorpha isolate Duluth1 chromosome 2, UMN_Dpol_1.0, whole genome shotgun sequence genome:
- the LOC127870203 gene encoding uncharacterized protein LOC127870203: MLTLTTCVASFVLCYYVSSVVTTMPTATSTIRHASSPPPPTTPSTTVARNKTTMLPIATSTTGQICLQCDETVHPHTCSNVIMCGGEEICFVDSFVNPMGGIRCRLGCRDRNLCSISGKRELSSSTANRHTRSGLLMHDMRSTSALSVDNVLDDSRTSLVCSQCCNGSLCNTGGCGVTRKCCC; the protein is encoded by the exons ATGTTGACATTAACGACATGTGTTGCTTcctttgttttatgttattatgttTCATCGG TTGTAACAACTATGCCTACAGCCACATCAACAATTAGGCATGCAagttcaccaccaccaccaacgacACCGTCTACAACCGTAGCAAGAAATAAAACGACGATGTTGCCAATAGCAACGTCCACTACAG GACAAATTTGCCTGCAATGTGACGAGACAGTTCATCCGCATACATGCAGCAACGTGATTATGTGCGGAGGCGAAGAA ATCTGTTTTGTTGACTCGTTTGTCAACCCCATGGGAGGAATCCGTTGCAGACTAGGATGTCGAGACAGAAAC CTATGCAGTATATCAGGCAAGCGGGAACTTTCATCCAGCACCGCTAATAGACACACTCGTTCTGGCCTTTTAATGCACGACATGCGCAGTACATCAGCTTTGTCTGTTGACAACGTTCTGGATGACTCAAGAACCTCACTAGTGTGTTCGCAATGTTGCAATGGAAGCCTATGTAACACTGGTGGATGTGGAGTTACTCGTAAGTGTTGTTGTTGA